From one Pseudomonas sp. S35 genomic stretch:
- a CDS encoding DUF1127 domain-containing protein: protein MNGMSDVRLALHSQELEAGQGRALSALTANRWSLFWHRRHTRKALLALTREQLQDIGLTAEQARQEGLKPFWRG, encoded by the coding sequence ATGAACGGCATGAGCGATGTGCGGCTGGCGTTACACAGTCAGGAACTGGAAGCAGGGCAGGGGCGGGCACTGTCTGCGCTCACGGCTAACCGCTGGAGCCTGTTCTGGCATCGCCGTCACACACGCAAGGCTTTGCTGGCGTTGACCCGCGAGCAGTTGCAGGATATCGGGCTGACCGCCGAGCAGGCGCGCCAGGAAGGCTTGAAGCCCTTCTGGCGCGGCTGA
- a CDS encoding Lrp/AsnC ligand binding domain-containing protein: MRTNTQTKRELDKIDRNILRILQTDGRISFTELGEKVGLSTTPCTERVRRLEREGIIMGYNARLNPQHLKGSLLVFVEISLDYKSGDTFEEFRRAVLKLPHVLECHLVSGDFDYLVKARISEMASYRKLLGDILLKLPHVRESKSYIVMEEVKESLNLPIPD; the protein is encoded by the coding sequence ATGCGTACCAACACCCAGACCAAGCGGGAGCTGGACAAGATCGACCGCAACATCCTGCGCATCCTGCAGACCGACGGGCGAATTTCGTTCACCGAGCTGGGGGAGAAGGTCGGGCTGTCGACCACACCCTGTACCGAGCGAGTCCGCCGGTTGGAGCGTGAAGGGATCATCATGGGCTATAACGCGCGGCTCAACCCCCAGCATTTGAAGGGGAGTTTGCTGGTATTTGTCGAGATCAGCCTCGATTACAAGTCCGGCGACACCTTCGAGGAATTCCGCCGGGCCGTGCTGAAACTGCCCCATGTGCTGGAGTGTCACCTGGTGTCCGGCGACTTTGACTACCTGGTGAAAGCGCGGATTTCCGAGATGGCGTCGTACCGCAAATTGCTGGGGGATATTCTGCTCAAGTTGCCCCATGTGCGGGAATCCAAGAGCTACATCGTGATGGAAGAGGTGAAAGAGAGCCTGAACCTGCCGATCCCGGATTGA
- a CDS encoding FAD-binding oxidoreductase — protein MTASARHTASYYAASSAPQPDYSALVGEMIADVCVVGGGFSGLNTALELAERGFSVVLLEARKIAWGASGRNGGQLIRGVGHGLDQFTNVIGADGVRQMKRMGLEAVEIVRERVERYQIPCDLTWGYCDLANKPRDLHGLAEDAAELRGLGYRHEVRLLQAAEMGSVIGSERYVGGMIDMGSGHLHPLNLALGEAAAAQGLGVQLFEQSEVTRIDYGPEVKVHTAHGHVRAKTLVLACNAYLNGLNPHLSGKVLPAGSYIIATEPLSEAQAANLLPQNMAVCDQRVTVDYFRLSADRRLLFGGACHYSGRDPQDIGAYMRPKMLQVFPQLAAAKIDYQWGGMIGIGANRLPQIGRLADQPNVYYAQAYAGHGLNATHLAGKLLAEAISGQQQGRFDLFAKVPHITFPGGKHLRSPLLALGMLWHRLKELV, from the coding sequence ATGACCGCCAGCGCCCGGCACACCGCGTCCTACTACGCCGCCAGCAGCGCGCCGCAACCCGATTACTCGGCGTTGGTGGGCGAAATGATTGCCGACGTGTGCGTGGTCGGCGGGGGTTTCTCCGGACTCAACACGGCCCTGGAACTGGCCGAGCGTGGGTTCAGCGTGGTGTTGCTGGAGGCGCGCAAGATCGCCTGGGGGGCCAGCGGGCGCAATGGCGGCCAGTTGATTCGCGGGGTCGGCCACGGCCTGGACCAGTTCACCAACGTGATCGGCGCCGATGGCGTGCGCCAGATGAAGCGGATGGGCCTGGAAGCCGTGGAGATCGTGCGTGAGCGTGTCGAGCGCTACCAGATCCCCTGCGACCTGACCTGGGGTTACTGCGACCTCGCCAACAAGCCTCGCGACTTGCACGGCCTGGCCGAAGACGCCGCAGAACTGCGCGGCTTGGGCTATCGCCATGAGGTGCGCCTGCTGCAAGCCGCCGAGATGGGCAGCGTGATCGGCTCAGAGCGCTACGTGGGCGGCATGATCGACATGGGTTCAGGCCACCTGCACCCGCTGAACCTGGCCCTCGGCGAAGCGGCCGCCGCGCAGGGCTTGGGCGTACAGTTGTTTGAGCAGTCCGAAGTGACGCGCATCGACTACGGCCCCGAGGTCAAGGTGCACACCGCCCACGGCCACGTGCGCGCCAAGACCCTGGTGCTGGCCTGTAATGCCTACCTCAATGGCCTCAACCCGCACCTGAGCGGCAAAGTGCTACCTGCCGGCAGCTACATCATCGCCACCGAGCCGTTGAGCGAAGCGCAAGCCGCCAACCTGCTGCCGCAGAACATGGCGGTGTGTGACCAGCGAGTGACGGTGGATTACTTTCGCCTTAGCGCCGACCGTCGCCTGTTGTTCGGCGGGGCCTGCCACTATTCCGGCCGTGACCCCCAGGATATCGGCGCTTATATGCGGCCGAAAATGTTGCAGGTCTTCCCGCAATTGGCCGCCGCGAAAATCGACTATCAGTGGGGCGGCATGATCGGCATCGGCGCCAACCGCTTGCCACAGATCGGCCGGCTGGCGGATCAACCCAACGTGTATTACGCCCAGGCCTACGCGGGCCACGGCCTCAACGCCACGCACCTGGCGGGCAAGCTGCTGGCCGAAGCCATCAGCGGCCAGCAACAGGGTCGTTTCGACCTGTTCGCCAAGGTGCCGCACATCACCTTCCCCGGCGGCAAGCACCTGCGCTCGCCGCTACTGGCACTGGGGATGCTCTGGCACCGCCTCAAAGAGCTGGTGTGA
- a CDS encoding YkgJ family cysteine cluster protein, with amino-acid sequence MSCNSQKISALRRQIPSFECVPGCHDCCGPVTTSPEEMSRLPRKTAAEQDAAMDELNCVHLGPNGCTVYGERPLICRLFGTTKTLPCPNGRRPVELIHPRVEKQIHEYMASTRQVLV; translated from the coding sequence ATGAGTTGCAACAGTCAGAAAATCAGCGCATTGCGCCGACAGATTCCTTCGTTCGAGTGCGTTCCGGGATGCCACGACTGCTGCGGGCCGGTGACTACATCGCCCGAGGAAATGTCGCGTCTGCCGCGTAAGACCGCTGCCGAGCAAGACGCGGCCATGGACGAGCTGAACTGCGTGCACCTGGGGCCCAACGGTTGCACGGTGTATGGCGAGCGGCCGTTGATCTGCCGCTTGTTCGGCACCACCAAAACCTTGCCATGCCCCAACGGGCGGCGGCCGGTGGAGCTGATTCACCCGCGCGTGGAGAAGCAGATCCATGAGTACATGGCGAGTACCCGACAGGTGCTGGTGTAG
- a CDS encoding c-type cytochrome, whose translation MKMLAAPATVLALWAVSAQAATNDDIAKRLEPVGQVCVQGQECKGMEVAVAAGGGGGAKTPDEVIAKHCNACHGTGLLNAPKIGDTAAWKERADHQGGLDGILAKAITGINAMPPKGTCADCSDDELKGAIKKMSGL comes from the coding sequence ATGAAAATGCTGGCTGCACCAGCAACCGTACTGGCCCTATGGGCTGTGAGCGCACAAGCTGCGACCAATGATGACATTGCCAAGCGCCTGGAACCCGTGGGCCAGGTCTGCGTTCAGGGCCAGGAATGCAAAGGCATGGAAGTCGCCGTGGCCGCAGGCGGCGGCGGTGGTGCGAAAACCCCGGATGAAGTCATCGCCAAACACTGCAACGCGTGCCACGGCACCGGCCTGCTGAACGCACCAAAAATCGGTGACACTGCCGCCTGGAAAGAACGCGCCGATCACCAGGGCGGCCTCGACGGCATCCTGGCCAAGGCGATCACCGGTATCAATGCCATGCCGCCAAAAGGCACGTGTGCGGATTGCTCGGATGATGAGCTGAAGGGTGCGATCAAGAAAATGTCTGGCCTGTAA
- the alr gene encoding alanine racemase, translating into MRPARALIDLQALRHNYQLAREVTGAKALAVVKADAYGHGAVRVAQALEAEADGFAVACIEEALELRAAGIRAPVLLLEGFFEADELPLIIEHDLWCVVHSLWQLEAIEQAKLSKPLTIWLKLDSGMHRVGLHPKDYHAAYQRLLASGKVAKIVLMSHFARADELDCVSSNEQVAVFEAARQGLAAEVSLRNSPSVLGWPSVSSDWVRPGIMLYGATPFGEDHAIAARLQPVMTLESKVICVRELPAGEPVGYGARFITPKPMRIGVVAMGYADGYPRHAPTGTPVLVAGQRSQLLGRVSMDMLCVDLTDVPEAGLGSTVELWGKHILASEVAVAAETIPYQIFCNLRRVPRLYCGA; encoded by the coding sequence ATGCGTCCAGCCCGTGCCCTGATCGACCTCCAAGCCCTGCGCCACAACTACCAACTGGCCCGTGAAGTCACCGGGGCCAAGGCCCTTGCCGTGGTCAAGGCCGACGCCTACGGTCATGGCGCCGTGCGTGTGGCCCAGGCGCTGGAGGCCGAGGCCGATGGGTTTGCGGTGGCGTGCATCGAAGAGGCGCTGGAGCTGCGCGCTGCCGGCATTCGTGCGCCGGTGCTGCTGCTGGAAGGCTTTTTCGAGGCCGACGAACTGCCACTGATCATCGAGCATGATTTGTGGTGCGTGGTGCATTCGCTGTGGCAACTGGAGGCGATTGAACAGGCCAAGCTGAGCAAGCCCCTGACGATCTGGCTCAAGCTGGATTCGGGCATGCACCGCGTCGGCCTGCACCCCAAGGATTACCACGCGGCGTACCAGCGTCTGCTAGCCAGCGGCAAAGTCGCGAAAATCGTCTTGATGAGCCACTTTGCCCGCGCCGATGAACTCGACTGCGTCAGCAGCAACGAACAAGTCGCGGTGTTTGAAGCCGCACGCCAAGGCCTGGCGGCCGAGGTCAGCCTACGCAATTCGCCATCGGTGCTGGGCTGGCCGAGCGTGTCCAGCGACTGGGTGCGCCCGGGCATCATGCTCTACGGCGCGACGCCGTTTGGCGAAGACCACGCCATCGCAGCACGTTTGCAGCCGGTGATGACTCTGGAATCGAAAGTGATCTGCGTGCGTGAACTGCCGGCCGGCGAACCGGTGGGCTACGGCGCTCGCTTCATTACGCCCAAACCGATGCGCATCGGTGTGGTTGCCATGGGCTATGCCGATGGCTACCCGCGCCACGCGCCTACCGGTACGCCCGTACTGGTGGCCGGGCAGCGCAGCCAATTGCTGGGGCGTGTGTCCATGGACATGTTGTGCGTCGACCTGACGGATGTGCCTGAGGCTGGCCTGGGCTCCACGGTAGAGCTGTGGGGTAAACATATCCTCGCCAGTGAGGTTGCGGTTGCCGCCGAGACTATTCCCTACCAGATCTTCTGCAACCTGCGCCGGGTGCCAAGGCTCTATTGCGGCGCTTGA
- a CDS encoding acetyl-CoA hydrolase/transferase C-terminal domain-containing protein → MVQLCSIEQAVDDVLARLPAHIHMGMPLGLGKPNLFVNALYRRIAKLPERALTIYTALSLGRPTLGDGLQKRFLEPFIERVFGDYPELDFLADLHKDALPKNIHVQQFFMQPGSLLHSESAQQSYVSSNYSHAARDINAAGLNLVAQLVASSSEHPDRLSLSCNPDITLDLLPMIAKRREAGETILVVGQVHSDLPYMPGDAELGMDAFDYLIDEKDSTTLFSTPNMPVGFQDHFIGLHASTLVRDGGTLQIGIGSMGDALTAALLARQADNESYRLLLTDLDVYQWAPLISREGGVDPFARGLYGCSEMFVNGLLVLADAGIIRRKVYPDVATQEQANAGTLDDAAQPDGISIHGGFFLGPSSFYQRLQEMTHAKRLEFNMTRISYINELYGQEELKRLQRLDARFINSAIMVTLLGAGVADQLDDGRVLSGVGGQYNFVAQGHALDGARSILILRSWRESAGEVSSNIVWEYGHCTIPRHLRDIVITEYGIADLRGQTDAKVIEALLNITDSRFQDDLIEQAQKAGKLAKDFQLDPRFADNTPERLQAIQARHRRLFPEYPLGSDFTDEERDLLRALNWLKSKFKLTEILELGKAALDAPEPEAFPKHLERMGLNKPDGLKEDLYQRLLLAGLLATAN, encoded by the coding sequence ATGGTGCAGTTGTGTTCAATCGAGCAAGCAGTTGACGACGTACTGGCGCGCTTGCCGGCGCATATCCACATGGGCATGCCGCTGGGCCTGGGCAAGCCCAATCTGTTCGTCAATGCGCTGTACCGGCGTATCGCCAAGCTGCCAGAGCGGGCGCTGACGATCTACACCGCACTAAGCCTGGGCCGCCCGACGCTCGGCGATGGTTTGCAGAAGCGCTTTCTCGAACCCTTTATCGAGCGGGTGTTTGGCGACTATCCCGAGTTGGATTTCCTGGCCGACCTGCATAAAGACGCTCTTCCCAAAAACATCCATGTGCAGCAGTTTTTCATGCAGCCCGGCAGCCTGTTGCACAGCGAATCGGCCCAGCAGAGCTACGTGAGCAGCAACTACAGCCACGCCGCCCGCGATATCAACGCAGCGGGCCTGAACCTGGTCGCGCAGCTGGTCGCCAGCAGCAGCGAACACCCGGATCGCCTGAGCCTGAGCTGCAACCCGGATATCACCCTCGACCTGTTGCCGATGATTGCCAAGCGTCGTGAGGCCGGCGAAACCATTCTGGTAGTCGGCCAGGTTCACAGCGACTTGCCCTACATGCCCGGGGACGCTGAACTGGGCATGGATGCTTTCGATTACCTGATCGATGAAAAAGACAGCACCACGTTGTTCTCCACGCCGAATATGCCGGTGGGTTTCCAGGACCACTTTATCGGTCTGCATGCCAGCACCCTCGTGCGTGACGGTGGCACCTTGCAGATCGGCATCGGCTCCATGGGGGATGCGCTGACGGCCGCGCTGTTGGCCCGCCAGGCGGACAATGAGTCCTATCGACTGCTGCTGACAGACTTGGATGTGTACCAATGGGCGCCGTTGATCAGCCGAGAAGGCGGCGTCGACCCCTTCGCCCGTGGCCTCTACGGTTGCAGTGAAATGTTCGTCAACGGCCTGCTGGTACTGGCAGACGCGGGGATTATCCGCCGCAAGGTCTACCCGGATGTGGCTACGCAAGAACAGGCTAACGCCGGTACGCTCGACGATGCCGCGCAGCCCGACGGCATCTCGATCCACGGCGGATTCTTCCTTGGCCCGAGCAGTTTTTACCAGCGCCTGCAGGAAATGACTCACGCCAAGCGCCTCGAATTCAACATGACCCGTATCAGCTACATCAACGAGCTGTATGGCCAGGAAGAGCTCAAGCGCCTGCAGCGCCTGGACGCGCGGTTTATCAACAGCGCGATCATGGTGACGCTGCTCGGCGCGGGTGTCGCCGACCAACTGGACGACGGCCGCGTGCTCAGCGGTGTGGGCGGGCAATACAACTTCGTAGCACAAGGCCATGCGTTGGACGGTGCGCGGTCGATCCTGATCTTGCGCAGTTGGCGCGAGTCGGCAGGGGAGGTCAGTTCCAACATTGTGTGGGAATACGGCCACTGCACGATTCCTCGGCACCTGCGGGACATTGTCATCACCGAGTACGGCATTGCCGATTTGCGTGGGCAGACGGATGCCAAGGTGATCGAGGCGTTGCTCAATATCACTGACTCACGGTTCCAGGACGACTTGATCGAGCAGGCGCAAAAGGCCGGCAAGCTAGCGAAGGATTTCCAGCTGGATCCACGCTTTGCCGACAACACGCCGGAACGGTTACAGGCGATTCAAGCGCGTCATCGTCGGCTGTTCCCGGAGTATCCACTGGGCAGCGATTTCACGGACGAGGAGCGGGATTTGCTGCGGGCGCTGAACTGGCTCAAGAGCAAATTCAAGCTCACGGAGATTCTGGAGTTGGGCAAGGCGGCGTTGGATGCGCCGGAGCCAGAGGCGTTTCCCAAGCATCTGGAACGCATGGGATTGAATAAGCCCGATGGGCTGAAAGAAGATTTGTATCAGCGGCTGTTGCTCGCTGGCCTGCTGGCCACCGCGAATTAG
- a CDS encoding RidA family protein, which produces MSIQRQLTNERMSQIVVHSGTVYLAGQVGDDMNAGIEQQTRETLANIERLLDLAGTDKAKLLSVTIYLKDIDADFAGMNAVWDTWLPKGVAPARATVEAKLCEPEILVELSVVAALP; this is translated from the coding sequence ATGTCAATCCAGCGCCAGCTCACCAATGAGCGCATGAGCCAGATCGTCGTCCACAGCGGTACCGTGTATCTGGCCGGGCAAGTCGGCGACGACATGAACGCCGGGATTGAACAGCAGACCCGTGAAACCCTGGCCAATATCGAGCGCTTGCTGGACTTGGCCGGCACCGACAAGGCCAAGTTGCTGTCGGTGACGATCTACCTGAAGGACATCGACGCCGATTTCGCCGGCATGAACGCGGTGTGGGACACCTGGCTGCCCAAAGGCGTCGCCCCGGCTCGCGCCACGGTTGAAGCCAAGCTGTGCGAACCGGAAATTCTGGTAGAGCTGTCCGTCGTGGCAGCCTTGCCTTAA
- the rep gene encoding DNA helicase Rep: protein MSRLNPRQQEAVNYVGGPLLVLAGAGSGKTSVITRKIAHLIQSCGIRAQYIVAMTFTNKAAREMKERVGTLLKGGEGRGLTVCTFHNLGLNIIRKEHARLGYKPGFSIFDETDVKALMTDIMQKEYAGDDGVDEIKNMIGAWKNDLILPAEALETARNPKEQTAAIVYTHYQRTLKAFNAVDFDDLILQPVKLFQEHADILEKWQNKVRYLLVDEYQDTNASQYLLVKLLIGKRNQFTVVGDDDQSIYAWRGARPENLMLLKVDYPSLKVVMLEQNYRSTSRILRCANVLISNNPHEFEKQLWSEMGHGDEIRVIRCRNEDAEAERVAVELLTLHLRTDRPYSDFAILYRGNYQAKLIELKLQHHQIPYRLSGGNSFFGRQEVKDLMAYFRLIVNPDDDNAFLRVINVPRREIGSTTLEKLGNYATERKISMYAATDEIGLGEHLDTRFTDRLARFKRFMDKVREQCAGEDPISALRSMVMDIDYENWLRTNSSSDKAADYRMGNVWFLIEALKNTLEKDEDGEMTVEDAIGKLVLRDMLERQQEEEDGAEGVQMMTLHASKGLEFPYVFIMGMEEEILPHRSSIEADTIEEERRLAYVGITRARQTLAFTFAAKRKQYGEIIDCAPSRFLDELPPDDLAWEGNDDTPTEVKAVRGNTALADIRAMLKR from the coding sequence ATGTCCCGACTCAATCCCCGGCAGCAAGAAGCCGTGAACTACGTCGGCGGCCCTCTATTGGTGCTCGCCGGTGCCGGTTCCGGCAAGACCAGCGTGATCACCCGCAAGATCGCGCACCTGATCCAGAGCTGTGGCATCCGCGCCCAGTACATCGTCGCCATGACCTTTACCAACAAGGCGGCGCGCGAGATGAAGGAGCGTGTCGGCACCCTGCTCAAGGGTGGCGAAGGCCGTGGCCTCACGGTGTGCACCTTCCACAACCTGGGGCTGAACATCATCCGCAAGGAGCATGCGCGGCTGGGCTACAAGCCGGGTTTCTCGATCTTCGACGAGACCGACGTCAAAGCCCTGATGACCGACATCATGCAGAAGGAATACGCGGGCGACGACGGCGTCGACGAGATCAAGAACATGATCGGCGCCTGGAAAAACGACCTGATCCTGCCCGCCGAAGCCCTGGAAACCGCACGCAACCCCAAGGAACAGACCGCCGCCATCGTCTACACCCACTACCAGCGCACGCTCAAGGCGTTCAATGCGGTGGATTTCGACGACTTGATCCTGCAGCCGGTGAAGCTGTTCCAGGAACACGCCGACATCCTCGAAAAGTGGCAGAACAAGGTGCGCTACCTGCTGGTGGACGAATACCAGGACACCAACGCCAGCCAGTATTTGCTGGTGAAGTTGCTGATCGGCAAGCGCAACCAGTTCACCGTGGTGGGCGACGATGACCAGTCGATCTACGCCTGGCGCGGCGCCCGTCCGGAAAACCTGATGCTGCTCAAGGTCGACTATCCGTCCTTGAAAGTGGTGATGCTGGAGCAGAACTACCGTTCCACCAGCCGCATCCTGCGCTGCGCCAACGTGCTGATCTCGAACAACCCCCACGAGTTTGAAAAACAACTGTGGAGTGAGATGGGCCACGGCGATGAGATCCGCGTGATCCGCTGTCGCAACGAAGACGCCGAAGCCGAGCGCGTGGCCGTCGAGTTGCTCACCTTGCACCTGCGTACCGACCGGCCCTACAGCGACTTTGCGATCCTGTATCGCGGTAACTACCAGGCCAAGCTGATCGAGCTGAAGTTGCAGCACCACCAGATTCCGTATCGTCTGTCGGGGGGCAACAGCTTTTTCGGACGCCAGGAAGTCAAGGATCTGATGGCCTACTTCCGGTTGATCGTGAATCCGGACGATGACAACGCCTTCCTGCGTGTGATCAACGTGCCGCGCCGGGAAATCGGCTCCACCACCCTGGAAAAGCTCGGCAACTACGCCACCGAACGCAAGATCTCGATGTACGCCGCCACCGACGAGATCGGCCTGGGCGAACACCTGGACACGCGTTTCACCGACCGCCTGGCGCGCTTCAAGCGCTTCATGGACAAGGTGCGCGAGCAGTGCGCCGGTGAAGACCCGATCAGCGCCCTGCGCAGCATGGTCATGGACATCGACTATGAAAACTGGCTGCGCACCAACAGCTCCAGCGACAAGGCCGCGGATTACCGCATGGGCAACGTCTGGTTCCTGATCGAGGCGCTGAAGAACACCCTGGAAAAAGACGAAGACGGCGAGATGACCGTCGAAGACGCCATCGGCAAGCTGGTGCTGCGCGACATGCTCGAACGCCAGCAGGAAGAGGAAGACGGCGCCGAGGGTGTGCAGATGATGACCTTGCACGCCTCCAAGGGCCTGGAATTTCCCTACGTGTTCATCATGGGCATGGAAGAGGAAATCCTCCCGCACCGCTCCAGCATCGAAGCCGACACCATCGAGGAAGAACGGCGCCTGGCCTACGTGGGCATTACCCGCGCGCGTCAGACCCTGGCCTTCACCTTTGCCGCCAAGCGCAAGCAATACGGCGAGATCATCGATTGTGCCCCCAGCCGGTTCCTGGATGAACTGCCGCCGGATGACCTGGCCTGGGAAGGCAATGACGACACCCCGACCGAGGTGAAGGCCGTCCGCGGCAACACCGCCCTGGCGGACATCCGCGCGATGTTAAAGCGCTAG
- a CDS encoding xanthine phosphoribosyltransferase → MEALHKKIREEGIVLSDQVLKVDAFLNHQIDPALMKLIGDEFAALFKDSGITKIVTIEASGIAPAIMTGLNLGVPVIFARKQQSLTLTENLLSATVYSFTKKVESTVAISPRHLTSSDRVLVIDDFLANGKASQALISIIKQAGATVAGLGIVIEKSFQGGRAELDAQGYRVESLARVKSLEGGVVTFIE, encoded by the coding sequence GTGGAAGCACTGCACAAGAAAATTCGCGAAGAAGGCATCGTGCTTTCCGATCAGGTCCTGAAGGTCGACGCCTTTCTGAACCACCAGATCGACCCGGCACTGATGAAGCTGATCGGCGACGAATTCGCCGCACTGTTCAAGGACTCGGGCATCACCAAGATCGTCACCATCGAAGCGTCGGGCATTGCTCCTGCGATCATGACCGGCCTGAACCTGGGCGTACCGGTGATCTTCGCCCGCAAGCAGCAATCCCTGACCCTGACGGAAAACCTGCTGTCGGCGACGGTATATTCCTTCACCAAGAAGGTCGAAAGCACCGTGGCGATTTCCCCTCGCCACCTGACCAGCAGCGACCGCGTACTGGTCATCGATGACTTCCTGGCCAACGGCAAGGCATCCCAGGCGCTGATTTCGATCATCAAGCAAGCCGGCGCGACCGTTGCTGGCTTGGGGATCGTGATCGAGAAGTCGTTCCAGGGCGGCCGTGCGGAGTTGGACGCGCAGGGATACCGAGTGGAATCCCTGGCACGGGTGAAATCGTTGGAAGGCGGCGTAGTGACCTTCATCGAATAA
- a CDS encoding cupin domain-containing protein, with protein MDVGERLQSIRKLKGLSQRELAKRAGVTNSTISMIEKNSVSPSISSLRKVLGGIPMSMVEFFSEEILQEIPTQIVYKANELIDISDGAVTMKLVGRAHPSRAIAFLNEIYPPGADTGEEMLTHEGEETGILVEGRLELVVGLETFVLEAGDSYYFESTKPHRFRNPFDVPARLISAATPANF; from the coding sequence TTGGACGTCGGCGAACGACTGCAATCCATCCGTAAGTTGAAGGGTCTTTCCCAGCGTGAGCTCGCCAAGCGCGCGGGTGTCACCAACAGCACCATTTCGATGATCGAAAAAAACAGTGTCAGCCCCTCGATCAGCTCCTTGCGCAAGGTGCTGGGCGGCATCCCCATGTCCATGGTCGAGTTCTTTTCCGAGGAGATCCTCCAGGAAATACCCACGCAGATCGTCTATAAAGCCAATGAGCTGATCGACATCTCTGACGGCGCCGTCACCATGAAACTGGTGGGTCGGGCGCACCCGAGCCGGGCCATCGCGTTTCTCAACGAGATCTACCCACCGGGCGCCGACACCGGCGAAGAAATGCTCACCCACGAAGGCGAAGAAACCGGGATTCTGGTGGAAGGTCGCCTGGAGTTGGTGGTCGGTCTTGAAACTTTTGTGCTCGAAGCCGGCGATAGCTACTACTTTGAAAGTACCAAGCCCCATCGTTTTCGCAATCCGTTCGACGTACCGGCGCGGCTAATCAGCGCAGCCACACCCGCGAACTTTTAA
- the dadA gene encoding D-amino acid dehydrogenase, translated as MRVLVLGSGVIGVTSAYYLARAGFEVVVVDRQPAAAMETSFANAGQVSPGYASPWAAPGVPLKAIKWLLQRHAPLAIKATADIDQYLWMAQMLRNCTASRYAVNKERMVRLSEYSRDCLDELRAETGIAYEGRSLGTTQLFRTQAQLDGAAKDIAVLKESGVPFELLDRDGIARVEPALANVTDILAGALRLPNDQTGDCQMFTTRLAEMCKQLGVEFRFEQDIQRLDRAGDRINGVWIDGKLETADRYVLALGSYSPKLLKPLGIKAPVYPLKGYSLTVPITNPAMAPTSTILDETYKVAITRFDNRIRVGGMAEIAGFDLSLNPRRRETLEMIVNDLYPLGGDLATAEFWTGLRPTTPDGTPIVGATPFKNLFLNTGHGTLGWTMACGSGRLLADLMAKKTPQISAAGLDISRYGNHQESAQHVNPAPAHQ; from the coding sequence ATGCGCGTTCTGGTCTTGGGTAGCGGCGTCATTGGTGTGACCAGTGCCTACTATTTGGCTCGGGCCGGTTTTGAGGTGGTCGTGGTCGACCGCCAGCCAGCCGCTGCCATGGAAACCAGCTTCGCCAACGCCGGCCAGGTGTCCCCAGGCTACGCGTCGCCATGGGCTGCACCGGGCGTGCCGCTCAAGGCCATCAAGTGGCTGTTGCAACGTCATGCGCCGCTGGCGATCAAGGCCACCGCTGATATCGACCAATACCTGTGGATGGCGCAGATGCTGCGCAACTGCACCGCCAGCCGCTACGCGGTGAACAAGGAGCGCATGGTGCGCCTGTCCGAGTACAGCCGCGACTGTCTCGACGAACTGCGCGCCGAGACCGGTATTGCCTACGAAGGCCGCAGCCTGGGGACTACCCAGCTGTTCCGCACCCAGGCCCAGTTGGATGGCGCCGCCAAAGACATCGCCGTGTTGAAAGAATCCGGCGTGCCCTTCGAGCTGCTCGACCGCGACGGCATTGCCCGTGTAGAGCCGGCCCTGGCCAACGTCACCGATATCCTCGCCGGCGCCCTGCGCCTGCCGAACGACCAGACCGGCGACTGTCAGATGTTCACCACCCGCCTGGCCGAGATGTGCAAGCAGTTGGGCGTGGAGTTCCGTTTCGAACAAGACATCCAGCGCCTCGACCGCGCCGGCGATCGCATCAATGGCGTGTGGATCGACGGCAAGCTGGAAACCGCCGACCGCTACGTGCTGGCCCTCGGCAGCTACTCGCCGAAACTGCTCAAGCCGCTGGGGATCAAGGCGCCGGTGTACCCGCTCAAGGGTTACTCGCTGACTGTGCCGATCACCAACCCGGCAATGGCGCCGACGTCGACCATTCTCGACGAGACCTACAAAGTCGCGATCACCCGTTTCGACAACCGTATTCGTGTCGGCGGCATGGCCGAAATAGCCGGTTTTGACCTGTCGCTTAACCCGCGTCGGCGCGAAACCCTGGAGATGATCGTCAACGACCTTTATCCTTTGGGCGGCGATCTGGCCACCGCCGAATTCTGGACCGGCCTGCGCCCGACCACACCCGATGGCACGCCGATTGTCGGTGCCACCCCGTTCAAGAATCTGTTCCTGAACACCGGTCACGGCACCCTCGGTTGGACGATGGCGTGTGGCTCCGGTCGTTTGCTGGCTGACCTGATGGCGAAGAAAACTCCGCAGATCAGCGCCGCAGGCCTCGATATTTCCCGTTACGGCAACCACCAGGAGTCCGCACAACATGTCAATCCAGCGCCAGCTCACCAATGA